One window from the genome of Loxodonta africana isolate mLoxAfr1 chromosome 14, mLoxAfr1.hap2, whole genome shotgun sequence encodes:
- the LOC100669937 gene encoding cytochrome b-c1 complex subunit 7 isoform X2, translating to MRDDVLYEDEDVKEAIRRLPENVYNDRMFRIKRALDLSLKHQILPKEQWTKYEEDKLYLEPYLKEVIRERKEREEWAKK from the exons ATGCGAGATGATGTTTTATATGAGGATGAAGATGTGAAAGAAGCCATAAGAAGGCTTCCTGAGAACGTTTATAATGACAGGATGTTTCGCATTAAAAGAGCACTAGACCTGTCCCTGAAACACCAGATCTTGCCTAAAGAGCAGTGGACAAAATATGAGGAG GATAAATTGTACCTTGAACCGTATCTGAAAGAAGTTATTcgggaaagaaaagagagagaagaatggGCAAAGAAGTAA